The Gadus morhua chromosome 16, gadMor3.0, whole genome shotgun sequence DNA window GTATCTAGACTGCCTCTAACATAAGGTCTTTGAGTTTCCTAAACAATTTTTTTCATACTTTTATAGACTACTTCAAATAAAGGTATATTAAAGTTTTAGGTCTGAGGCACTGTCAACCAAATTAGTTGTTTCAATGTGAATTTCAACTGTGAGTTCAAAGGGCCTAAGAAGGAATTGATTATATTAACATTATCATGATATATATTACTTACCATCATTAGCTTCCAGTCGTCTGTCTACATTtgatgtccctctctctttgactcCTCTCAAGCCTTTGGTTGAGGTGGCTTCATGTCCTATGAAAATGTTCACGGTAGGGGAATTAGAAAACTAAAATTTACAGTAGGTCAAAATTAGTAGATAGATAACTTTATACCAAAATAGAAATTTTGTTGTTGCAGCAGCAATtcaaataaatcacaaaaaagACGAACATAAGTTACAAAAGCGAacaatacagtatatacataccAAAAACAAATATACTGATTAAAATAAGTAGATTAAAACAGTACAATAAAACATTatcaatacaaatatacatacCAAAGACAACTGAGTCCAGTGTCTTCAGATTCTTCCCTTTAAGCGCCTTTGCTCCATGCTCCATTGCAAACAGTAGTTTCCCAATCTTGGCTACCTGAAATGTTTTGTCAGTTTGGCGGTAATAATCGCAATGGACTCTTATGTCATGTCCCATAAAACGAGCTACTTGTTCCAGCTCTTGATTATCAAGGTCCAGGAGCTGGCATAAGGTAGCAACATGCTTTCTTAGTTTGGTTGACCTAAGGAGTTCTGGGTGGCTTGCCTTGCTCTCTTTAGCATATTTCCGAAGGCAGTCACATCCACGAATATTGGTTTCTGTTCCGATCCTGGCAAACAGAAATGGGTTGTCATCAATTACGCCAACTTCCTTCCGTTTTTCAATCATGAAGTCGAGAGAGGTTTTTGTGCGATCAAGAAGGAGAATGGGCACTTTTCTACCTCTCTTTCCACGTGTCACTATCCGAGTCAGCCTGTGGCTCAGTTGTTTTTCCACTGCTGATAGGGTTTCATATATGTCCTCATTCACAGGGCCGGTGTCGGCTTTTAGATATGTCTCCAAGGTTAAGCGTGATGCTTCTCCTTCACGCTTCTTGTTAAAAACTATTATTTGTGCGAGAAGGCTCTCAGTTAACTTTTTGTATGCTGTGGTGTTGCTCGCACACTCTTTCAACTCCACCATTGCCTCATCCTCAATTTTCCTCAGGTAGTTCTGCAGAGTAACAACGGCCTTTGTCAAAGGTACACTGTCTTCTTTGTTCCACCTCCGTTGTTCCATTGTGCTGTGAGCATTGGTTGACACGAAAGTGGACCAAGAGCTATCTAGCAGCTGCTTAAACTTCTTGGCCCTCTTCTCAGTTAAAACATCCGACGTCATCAAACAATGTCCAATCCAGGCTTCTGTTGCCCCTTTGAGAGAAAATCCAATTTTGACAGCAGTAGATGGCTTTCCATATTCGTTGGTTTCTGCGTTGTAGTTTGACACCCTCCTGGCTGCTTTTACTGCCAGTTCAAACTTTGTTGGATCACATATATCTTTAAGACTTTTCACACTCTTGTCAATCTTCTTTGCAGCCAACACAAACCATCCCAGTTCTCTCATCTTTTGTGCGATGTATCTATGTTGAGATTGTTCACGGCCCTTTCTTGCAAATAATGCATCTCCATACTTGCATATCATCTCATCACTTCTGATGTGAGAGGTTACATTATCTTGCAACATAGTATGAATAACCTTTTTAACTCCACCTGCTGATTCCATGATTGGAAGAAGTTGTGAGGAAGCTTTTTGTACTCTTCTTCTTTTGCCTTTCCCCGTTTCCCGATTCCTTTCTCCACATGACCTCCCATGTCTCCAGAGTTCAGTCCTCTTGAACATTGCATAACAGTGTTTGCATGGTAGGTAGGCCTGTACAGAAGCCTTCTCAGTGGGCTGTCTCCATGTTACTGTCTCCCCATTTCCTTCTTCTAAGACCTTAATATTATGTTGCCAGTCTCCCTTATTGCGAAGGGATTCCAAGAGTGTACACCCATCATCATCACTCTCATCATCACTCTCATCATGCCTTCTTTTAGTTGCAGTCTTCTTTGGCCTCTTGACAGGTGAGCTTGTGGTTGACAGGTGTGGCTGTTCTCCATCTGATAAGAAAGCACACATTAGTACAGAAAAACCTTAAGCCCCAGTCATGCTCACTGTTTGGAAAGACTACCCTTTCTTACCTATCTAACATATTAGTATAGCAGTGGAGAACATTACTTGTGTTTACAATGCCTGGACTGGACCTacctccatcatcatcactcCCATCATCCTGTCCTTTAGCTGCAGTCTTCTTTTGTCTCTTAATAGGTGGTCTTCTGGCGGTCTGTTGTCGCACCTCTCCATCTGTGAAAGATGATGTTTTAGTAGAGTGAAATACCAAAATCTTCATCTGAGAAGGATGACAATAGTACAATGAAACAGTCCTGACCTCAGACTAAGAAcataactgatgtatacaatgCCTGGACCTACCCCCATCATCATAACTCCCATCATCATCATGTCTTTTAGTTGCAGTCTTTGTTGGCCTCTTGACAGGTGGGCTTGTGGTTGACAGGTGTGGCTGTTCTCCATCTGATAAGAAAGCACACATTAGTACAGAGAAACCTTAAGCCCCAGTCATGCTCACTGTTTGGAAAGACTACCCTTTCTTGCCTATCTAACATATTAGTATAGCAGTGGAGACTTATGCTGCGTACCAGTCTCGCCACTCAAAGTCTGAGTTCCTACTTGTGAACTTGAGACCAACCAATCTACCCCGACTTCACAGGGAATCAGTTGTCTAACATAACACAACAATGGCAATGGCCTCCACCTGGAAAGCTTGGAGGTCGGAAATTGGAAATTCAACTGGGAAATTCGACCACCAACTTTGTCTGGAACGCAGCATTAGGTTACCTTCCCATATCTAGACTGCCTCTAACATAAGGTCTTTGAGTTTCCTAAACAATTTTTTTCATACTTTTATAGACTACTTCAAATAAAGGTGTATTAAAGCTTTAGGTCTGAGGCACTGTCAACCAAATTAGTCGTTTCAATGTGAATTTCAACTGTGAGTTCAAAGGGCCTAAGAAGGAATTGATTATATTAACATTATCATGATATATATTACTTACCATCATTAGCTTCCAGTCGTCTGTCTACATTtgatgtccctctctcttcgaCTCCTCTCAAGCCTTTGGTTGAGGTGGCTTCATGTCCTTTACCTATGAAAATGTTCACGGTAGGGGAAATAGAAAACTAAAATTTACAGTAGGTCAAAATTAGTAGATAGATAACTTTATACCAAAATAGAAATTTCGTTGTTGCAGCAGCAATtcaaataaatcacaaaaaataCGAAAATAAGTTACAAAAGCGAacaatacagtatatacatataccaAAAACAAATATACTGATTAAAATAAGTAGATTAAAACAGCACAATAAAACATTatcaatacaaatatacatacCAAAGACAACTGAGTCCAGTGTCTTCAGATTCCCATGGTAGGTAGTCCTGTACAGAAGCCTTCTCAGTGGGCTGTCTCCATGTTACTATCTCCCCATTTCCTTCTTCTAAGACCTTAATATTATGTTGCCAGTCTCCCTTATTGCGAAGGGATTCCAAGAGTGTCTTCCTTTGTTTGGAGCCAGGTGGGAAGCTAAAGGCACGGGCAACATCAGTTTCATTACTGTGTTTTCTTTGTAAATGTCTGGCCATCTTCAAATTGGACTTTGTACAATACAAACAGTAATGGGCTTTATCCCAGGCCCTTGTACCATCAGTTTTCTTTTGGCTTGTTTGAATAGTAACTTGTGGCCTCTTTTTATCACCTTGCAGCTTCCATTTTCCTTTTAATTCTGAATTTACTATTGTCTCAGCTTCCAGGATCTCATGTTCCCTCAATGAAGAGTGAATATGGTCTTTCTCTGAGACACTCTCCCTTTCAGTGGACGATGGTATTGAGGGGTGGTAGTCTTCATCTTCACTTGATGTAGGTGGCGTTGACGAGGGGTGGTAGTCTTCATCTTCACTTGATGTTGGTGGCGTTGATGAGGGGTGGTAGTCTTGGTCTTCACTTGATGTTGGTGATGTTGATGAGGAGTGGTAGTCTTGGTCGTCACttgatgttggtggtgttgatgaggaGTGGTAGTCTTTGTCCTCAATTGATGTTAGTGGTGTTGATGAGGAGTGGTAGTCTTTGTCTTCAATTGATGTTAGTGGTGTTGATGAGGAGTGGTAGTCTTTGTCCTCAATTGATGTTAGTGGTGTTGATGAGGAGTGGTAGTCTTTGTCTTCAATTGATGTTAGTGGTGTTGATGAGGAGTGGTAGTCTTTGTCTTCGATTGATGTTAGTGGTGTTGATGAGGAGTGGTAGTCTTTGTCTTCAATTGATGTTAGGGGTGTTGATGAGGAGTGGTGGTCTTGGTCTTCAATTGATGTTAGGGGTGTTGATGAGGAGTGGTGATCTTTGTCTTCAATTGATGTTAGGGGTGTTGATGAGGAGTGGTGGTCTTTGTCTTCAATTGATGTTAGTGGTGTTGATGAGGGGTTGTGTTCTGCAATGGTTCCACAGCGGCTGCATAACGCTGTCTCATGAGACAAGTCCACCTACAAGGATGTATTAGATAATATCTTTATTTTACATGCAATTCATCCATAAATCATGATAATTACAGTCAGATTTCCAAAAATAGGCCTAAACAAGGATATTAAACATACCAAACACCAGCAGCAAATTACAGGTTAAGGTGTCAGCTTAACTTAATGTTTCAATGTACACAGATGTTTTCTAAAATTAGGTTTAGGGTGCGGCGCAGGCCGCTGAGGCTGTAACATACACCACTTACCACCGTAAGTCAAACAAGTGTTTATTTTGCGACAACCTGACTTTTTCCACTGTCTGAGTTTGAAGAGGAAATTAAGGGCAATGATAACTGTTTAATTTGGCTTAAGCTTTATAGCTAACTTATCAATGTGCCCAACTTCCCTATATGCAAACGTAACGTTCACACTGGTaacgttaaaggggacctattatgcttttcgacttttattacctataaacgttgttataatgattgatagtcatgtttaaccatgcaCAAACAACGATGTCGATtgtcgggaaactcttcctctcatctgggcgctttcagcattatctgtcaacgctcggtttcgtccttctccgccccctagCCCTcgtcctgccaacccaactctgttgtgattggttaccttccttgaagcgcgcgcgggcagatttgaccaagcatatgggggcgcggcaggagtgcatccatagatatatatattaactagatgcctcgtctgcgctgctggccaatggagtcgaacgtcaccactggtggccatcttaccacagtaagctgctcacccataacattgtgttggtagtggtacatgtactttttaaataaccaaaaCTTgttcaattttcaaccgattttcaaacggtttggtttgttataaacgtcTGAGATGTAGTTATGACACTGTATACTTTTGATAgaataatgaaaaatataataatgttctaaaataggtacaatatcataaccacgttaataacgtttgtaataaaccaaaccgtttttaaatcggttgaaaatttaGCAaattatggttatttaaaaagtacatgtaccactaccaacacaatgttatgggtgagcagcttactgtggtaagatggccgcctatggtgacgttctaTACGCCACCGTATGGCATCTAGTCATAGGCGTAGCGGCCATATACATTGGGGGGTACAAGTCCCCCCCAATGTCCAGATATGCCCAAAATGTCCCCCCCAATAAATCGCTGGGAATAGAGATATAGCAATTCAATATTTCTATGGGTAGAACGCTTAGGTTTTCCCTGAAGTGCACTCCGATCCCTGAACGCATCTCTGCACACAGTGCGCGCCGCACACCCTAATAACTCAATCCGATTCTATCTACAGCTCTTACAGCCAATGAGAATATGGCTGTTCGGGCTAGCTAGCCAATGGGATAGATCCATGATTTGATTCGTCCCCGCACGTGCGGCTCGGTGACGGTGACTTGTCGCTCGATTGCATTGGTCATCAACCGTCTTTTTTACATGACCACGGaatcaaaaacatcaacaacagcaaatgaGTGGCGTGTTACGATCGAAAACACAGGTAAGTTATGAATCTTTTGATAGTCTCTCAAATTTCGTGGGTTTGTGTCGCTTCTCTAGCGATCATTAGCTATGTGTTACCTATGTAATAAGCCAGCTAGATGACGTTGGCCCCGGCCCCATTCCGTAATTCCAACGCCTCATTATGCctacgtctcaatggtccgaaatgttccccattagaaaaatgcatgggcagtttggttttaaatgtgctggggacagagatgcattcggaagtgcattttcagaagtgctgggtacaatgaggatgcacttgtttttctctctttagtgcagtctgtctggcacgttttatgaagaaaacgtttccaaaaagtatcggacatatgacccactatgttctgctctatgtatccaatgttgacaacgtgacatgacattgctaagctaccaacataaacaagaggagctaggaaaggaaattaactgctTGTTCaagttcagaaggggcaaacgtgtggctaaactacacacagcactacaaaagttgtcaagattgtatttggtgctgcttagtgtgagagagagagcgagagagacagagagaggcctgattcacaaataaacaaatgccAGTGACAGTAAAGGTGTTGGCAAGCTGTAACAAATATGCATTAGAAACCTTTGCTGGTTTAAGTGAATTCACCATCCTCTTTAGGGTAACTAGGCTTGGAGGTgtggagagcgaaagagaggagaagagaaaggaatTGGGAGTAGGAGAAGGGAGGTAAGGATGATAGTAGAATCTCATGTTAGCCAGGCCTGTCTCAAAATTGGCTCAttgtcgcacacacgcacttgtgTATGTCACCATGGGTAAATCTTTCAAatgcactgtaggcctacgaAGTGCACACCCATTCACAGCACTCCATTTTAGGAACCATCAATGTTGTACATTGTAACAACAAGCCCGCGTGAAGTTTTAACTTGTCTCTCATGATGTTAGTGCTGCTTGTGTTATTTCACAGTCGTCATGAGCAGGAGGAAGCAAGAGGGTTGCAGAGACATTCGGCAATGTTTTGCCTCGTCTCAGAAAAGAAGCAAAGTAAGTAAAGAGGGGTGAGAAAATGAGAAGTGTTAACCTATCAGTTGTagcattacagtacagtagagttaATAGACTACAAAAAACTAGTCATAGAATTATTGTCATTCAGATCAAAAGTGGTTTGTTGACTATCTGAGAAAGGAACAGTACTTGTTATCTGATAATAATTCTTCCCTGTGGCATGTTCACTTTGGTGTGTTCAGAATAAAGAGAGTGaagcacagagagagcaagaacgtTTGGAGGATGAAACGTTTGTGTGTCAATCTGGTAGTGACATAGAGGTGAGTAGCCTAAGAGAGGAGTTCTGGAAACTAGTAGAGCCTTGGCTTTTCATATGTTCAATGCAAGTTCAATGCAATTTGTaagttactttggataaaagcgtctgcaaaatgaTTGTCAAAGAGTAAATATCAATGGTTTAAACCGAATTGTGACAGAGCAGAATGCTGTTGGCATTGGCACTGATGTCTATGGTGTGTTTCAGTATTCTACTGGTAAATACTAGTTTGCTGATATCTGTGATATTATTCCTTCCAtgtttcctctgttgtgttcagagtagagctaGTGAGCcagtgggagagacagaaagtttgGAGGATGAAAGCACAGGGAGAGTTTGTCAATCTAGTGGTGGCATAGAGGTGAGTCGCCTAAGAGAGGAGTAAATATGAAAGGTTAAGACCGAATCATGACATTCAAGCAGAATCCTgttaacacacatgtacaggtaTATAGTGAAGGGTTGTCAAAAAAATTGTTATACTAATcgattaaaattaaaaataataatatcagatTAGATACTTATGTGCAACAGTATCGATACTAAAATCGCTGTCTTCGTCatcttcatctcttttttttctcacctCCTAAGGTTGACACACAACTTTACACGGCAGCGTTGTGTTGCTAATATAGCaacataataattattaagtcAAGTCTCATTCAAAGTTACAAAACATTGTACAATGTATGTCTTCATAGATTAATCCATAactaatcagaaaacatttaggTTATGTCCTTGACCTGTCTAATTCTTTAACAGTGCATCATTCAATACGGCTAATGGTTTCACCATGAGATTAGCTCAGTGCGCTCTCTCGTGAAACTCATCCATGTACTTATTAAACAAGTGGTTGAAAATATCAGAAAATCTATGTTTTCTGAGGGGTAACAAAAGTTTTGGGGTGACTTCCATTTAGGTCCATGAGATAGATGCACCTGGGTGGGTTTTACTCAACATTGGCTAATGTGATggttatgcaataaaaaatgtaatggaagtaagaactggctggattttgtgtccttgttgtggtggtgcaggtgtttgtttgtgtgtgttttgtaaaaaagacaaaacatcaatgaatgtaatgtggaaaaaaataactgACTGGATTCGTTGAAATATTGAGGAgcacaaaatgttatatttaatttaaaaagtaaaggaaaacagagctcTGAAGTATATGTGTGTCAACCTTTTCCTAATTTCAAGTCTTCCACACTCCCAGACTGCTTGGTCACATCCAGTATTAAAGTGTTTGAAACATCCATCCCTAAAAAGGTCTTCAAAATTAGGTGCTAGGTATTGAGATTTTGCTCTCAGAGTGCACCAGATTAATGCATGTTCAAAATCTTTGCCTGGGGGGGGGCCGGACCCCGCCCCCAggcatttgtcccccccaatgttgaaaccatggctacacctctgcatctagttaatattaatatctatgagtgcatctacgtagatgattttccggaaatgtgaacaaatgaatcacaaacgtTGTTACGAGTGTTTAGCGTTCTGCACAGCCAcctcagactgtcagcagggaatacgtcgaaatgcatgttgCCTacatcattatttgacactttagtatggttaaacatgactatcaatcattataacaacgcgtataggtcataaaagtcgaaaaagcataataggtcccctttaactttACAATACCTTGCAAGCTGCTAAAATTTGGCTTTCAAAAGTTTTCAGATCAACAACAGTTATAAATGATCAATTTATACTCTTATCAGTATTGGTAATGCAatcatataaatatttgtaCCGTCGTTGTGTATGAGCTTTATAATAAGcgatgttgtatatgaaatccgccacacaccgtagcgttaaaggcccactactatcaacttttttagccaaaattacattaattatgatggttgagagttattctgatggttctgcaaccatttctgggtcgtttggtgggtgtgtcattgccccatgtcacctctccaaggaaaaagcgcatatgcaacttgctttgttcggaccgacacaatccggttGTGaagcagcggaagtatccaatcgcgcctcgaaaatgtagtcagattgtagtttcgaaaatgctttacggcacagacacacaaccaaacatggcaccgactagatataaacagccagttgcgaggcaattgttgcattcatcatggatcaatcgactgataagggacccaagaggcgactgtcggtggaacaaaagaagaatggaccagaaaagagatcagacacgagtgaaaggggaactatgcaattgtttggcttgatttaccttaatataacaggctaataGTCATTgcaatggttctattatacatttttgttcgattgtttgttgtttcgactcccccttgtgcatcttggcggagaaaaggaatatgtttctgccggcgacccgccgcccactctcgcgggagtctcgggtctcgcgaagtaacaaattgctttacggcacagacccccaaacacggaaccggctcgatataaacacaagtaacatacattcatcatagatcagccgactaaaaagagacagagaaacccaatgtcggaggaacagaagaagagaaaagggagagtgaccgacagagaggccagacacgagtaaacgttgggcaagcttttcaggaatagcgtgaactgaaagaaaaagaagactgcaaatcagacgcagacttggccgtgttgcttttgaaattgaaagtacccttgggtgaactttgtcttcgtggtattcttgata harbors:
- the LOC115561540 gene encoding uncharacterized protein LOC115561540, translating into MFKRTELWRHGRSCGERNRETGKGKRRRVQKASSQLLPIMESAGGVKKVIHTMLQDNVTSHIRSDEMICKYGDALFARKGREQSQHRYIAQKMRELGWFVLAAKKIDKSVKSLKDICDPTKFELAVKAARRVSNYNAETNEYGKPSTAVKIGFSLKGATEAWIGHCLMTSDVLTEKRAKKFKQLLDSSWSTFVSTNAHSTMEQRRWNKEDSVPLTKAVVTLQNYLRKIEDEAMVELKECASNTTAYKKLTESLLAQIIVFNKKREGEASRLTLETYLKADTGPVNEDIYETLSAVEKQLSHRLTRIVTRGKRGRKVPILLLDRTKTSLDFMIEKRKEVGVIDDNPFLFARIGTETNIRGCDCLRKYAKESKASHPELLRSTKLRKHVATLCQLLDLDNQELEQVARFMGHDIRVHCDYYRQTDKTFQVAKIGKLLFAMEHGAKALKGKNLKTLDSVVFGHEATSTKGLRGVKERGTSNVDRRLEANDDGEQPHLSTTSPPVKRPTKTATKRHDDDGSYDDGDGEVRQQTARRPPIKRQKKTAAKGQDDGSDDDGDGEQPHLSTTSSPVKRPKKTATKRRHDESDDESDDDGCGEKRPSTATRPPVERRKKTKRNYDEYYDWAFSDGEELQITTPPVKGRKKTATNRGRNDDDAPKTQLKRPWTDQERTAVGRSMAKFISLRRVPAKTDCMLCIAKESPVLSDRTWKDVKYYVHNAILKIKRKLAF